In Acidianus brierleyi, one genomic interval encodes:
- the soxC gene encoding proton pump complex cytochrome B SoxC, with product MSITKRISNWFNERLGLDDLPFFRTPDYMYHADEWLGALVAAAFMYTVISGLILLLYYNPDEGYDSTQFIINSVPYGSVFLYSHLYGAYAMIILAYIHMFRNYFVGAYKKPRELLWILGVLMLVLTLGASFLGYSLIGDALATSAVDVGAGIISSIPQLSFLLPILFGNYDSGQYGRVLAWHIILVALIGLLFVFHFFMAEHYGMMPSRKVKAKAPAVYTKEEWSKFNPWWPRNFVYMISLVFLTWGFILAIPNALAYLNGLPQQLNPFLNPKPAPPPNSPLAAHITTYPPWFFLFVYKIADFTSDVIIFLLIGVIIPLVYLLLVPFLDKSEYLHPMSRKIFVGFGILMITYLIQTSIWGDLAPGIPVSITEQITVYLPPAIIVALGLAIIRVKPSGGGITKAQFSPISAIVFTVIALLMAGAFVGFMDYPSITTLGILIPLALVFLIGARSLTPRIFKADQTIPTTTSTVSETNLERKKKIAQGIMILLLIVSVILTATIWTIPPTGYQSNMFGVDLGLIFIMLGEAISLYHYIIYKKPNESYE from the coding sequence ATGAGCATAACAAAAAGGATTTCTAATTGGTTTAACGAAAGGTTAGGTTTAGATGATTTACCGTTCTTTAGAACACCAGACTATATGTATCATGCAGATGAATGGTTAGGAGCCTTAGTAGCTGCAGCTTTTATGTATACTGTAATTTCTGGATTAATATTACTACTCTACTATAATCCAGATGAAGGATATGATTCTACTCAGTTTATAATTAATTCTGTACCATATGGCTCGGTATTTCTTTATAGCCATCTATACGGAGCTTATGCAATGATAATTCTGGCATACATCCACATGTTTAGAAATTATTTTGTTGGAGCATATAAAAAACCTAGAGAACTTTTATGGATACTCGGTGTATTAATGTTAGTATTAACTTTAGGAGCATCGTTCTTAGGTTATAGTTTAATTGGGGATGCATTAGCAACTAGTGCAGTAGATGTAGGAGCAGGCATAATATCTTCTATACCTCAATTATCTTTCCTACTCCCTATATTGTTCGGAAATTATGATAGCGGGCAATATGGTAGAGTACTAGCATGGCACATAATATTAGTGGCATTAATAGGGTTACTTTTTGTATTTCATTTCTTTATGGCAGAACACTACGGAATGATGCCATCAAGAAAAGTTAAAGCAAAAGCTCCTGCGGTATATACAAAAGAAGAATGGTCTAAGTTTAATCCATGGTGGCCAAGAAATTTTGTCTATATGATATCATTAGTTTTCTTGACATGGGGCTTTATTCTAGCAATACCCAACGCATTAGCATATCTTAACGGATTACCACAACAATTAAATCCATTTTTGAATCCTAAACCTGCACCTCCACCTAATAGTCCATTAGCAGCGCACATAACTACATATCCTCCATGGTTCTTCCTATTTGTATATAAAATAGCCGACTTTACTAGCGACGTAATAATATTCCTTCTAATAGGAGTAATAATTCCTTTAGTATATCTATTACTAGTACCATTTTTAGATAAATCTGAATATCTCCATCCAATGAGTAGAAAAATATTCGTTGGCTTTGGAATACTGATGATAACATATCTAATACAGACGTCAATATGGGGTGATCTAGCGCCAGGTATACCAGTTAGTATTACCGAACAAATAACTGTTTACTTACCGCCTGCAATAATAGTAGCCTTAGGTTTAGCTATCATAAGGGTGAAACCTAGCGGCGGAGGAATAACTAAAGCTCAGTTTAGTCCAATTTCGGCAATAGTGTTTACAGTAATAGCTTTACTAATGGCAGGTGCTTTTGTAGGATTTATGGATTATCCGTCAATAACTACTTTAGGAATCTTAATACCATTAGCTCTTGTTTTCTTAATAGGAGCTAGATCCTTAACTCCTAGAATATTCAAGGCAGATCAGACAATACCTACTACAACGTCTACTGTATCTGAAACCAATTTAGAAAGGAAAAAGAAAATTGCACAAGGAATAATGATATTACTATTAATCGTCTCAGTAATTTTAACTGCGACTATATGGACAATACCGCCTACTGGATATCAATCTAACATGTTTGGAGTAGATCTTGGACTTATCTTTATAATGTTAGGCGAAGCCATATCATTATATCACTACATTATATACAAGAAGCCTAATGAGTCCTACGAATAA
- a CDS encoding glycosyltransferase family A protein, which yields MDVTIGIPTIGRKSLDSLLWKLKKYKDVEILLVYKGDLKTKDYNRAIEQKEGYYEEAINIILKESHSSLLLITDDDAIPSESWIEDHALFHEKNEKIGVASGIIKGKKWKNYPNALFQRYKDTIYMEEYDYRFKDYIGFLTKTGLSVDRREHKEDIEKTLAIAGVNMSIKKEVYSNLQIPEYSLRGSYNETIIALAGIKKGFDSAIFNSGEVTHLGEESLSRTKNDKLERYFAIEKYSFPYAVNLELNLNVLLLKEFSFLINGEAKVGIDLAIRGISEKMSPHRFREELKTIYSKIISEL from the coding sequence ATGGACGTAACGATAGGAATTCCAACTATAGGAAGAAAATCTCTAGATTCATTATTATGGAAATTAAAAAAATATAAGGACGTTGAGATATTATTAGTATATAAAGGAGATTTAAAAACTAAAGATTACAATAGGGCAATAGAACAAAAAGAAGGATATTATGAAGAAGCAATAAATATAATTTTGAAAGAAAGTCATTCTTCTCTTTTACTTATTACTGACGACGATGCTATACCTTCAGAATCATGGATAGAAGATCATGCTCTCTTTCATGAAAAGAATGAAAAAATAGGAGTAGCTTCTGGAATAATTAAAGGAAAAAAATGGAAAAATTATCCAAATGCTCTCTTTCAACGATATAAAGACACAATTTATATGGAAGAATATGATTATAGATTTAAGGATTATATAGGGTTCTTAACTAAAACAGGATTATCAGTAGATAGAAGAGAACATAAGGAAGATATTGAAAAAACGTTAGCTATAGCTGGAGTAAACATGAGCATAAAGAAAGAGGTATATAGTAATTTGCAGATACCAGAGTATAGTCTTAGAGGAAGTTATAACGAAACGATAATAGCATTGGCTGGGATAAAAAAAGGATTTGATTCTGCTATTTTTAATTCAGGAGAAGTTACTCACCTAGGGGAAGAATCGCTATCAAGAACAAAAAATGATAAACTAGAAAGATATTTCGCTATAGAAAAATACTCATTTCCCTATGCTGTTAATCTTGAATTAAATCTAAACGTACTCCTATTGAAGGAATTTTCATTCCTCATCAACGGAGAAGCAAAAGTAGGTATAGATTTAGCTATAAGGGGAATTTCAGAAAAAATGTCTCCTCATAGATTTAGAGAAGAACTAAAAACAATATATTCTAAAATTATTTCTGAATTATAG
- a CDS encoding antibiotic biosynthesis monooxygenase family protein, whose amino-acid sequence MINVGLYYKVKEGHEKEFENKFNEVVNFLKNNYPGLKQAKLYKSVEEPREYLIYTEWDSLETFRKFISSYEYKGTVDYGKSIIEGRPYHKVFQEINS is encoded by the coding sequence ATGATAAATGTAGGTCTTTATTATAAGGTAAAGGAAGGTCATGAAAAAGAATTTGAAAATAAATTTAATGAAGTAGTGAATTTTTTGAAAAATAATTATCCTGGATTAAAACAAGCTAAGCTATATAAAAGTGTTGAAGAACCTAGAGAATATTTAATTTATACAGAATGGGACTCACTAGAGACTTTCAGAAAGTTTATTTCCAGTTATGAGTATAAAGGAACTGTAGATTATGGAAAAAGTATAATTGAAGGAAGACCATATCATAAGGTTTTCCAAGAGATAAATTCATAG
- a CDS encoding MFS transporter yields the protein MNFRNALSLISVLIIFLLSAYCMYSITFVLIDIAKAFLVSLSAVIVAVTLSWIGGALGGFIFGILADKFGRKKSLFISIFLYSIFTILVFIINNIYELYIIWFLVGVGVNGENGISYAVIAELQFTNLRGFAGGLMQGLYSIGSLIGAITAFLIVPSFGWRYLFLIAGLISLLSFLFWIWIPEEKWKGRVQMKISEIFSKDLRRLTIIGSILSLASFLYLIPAFSLMPSILQNLRVPTYDIVIAIADLISAIVYGIAGYLSDIKGRKRASLYFAILAFISSIIFILLINTDYIEFSVFLVYASSAFFAFFGVWMSELYPGKLRATGANFTLLIGRLIGGGFGPLLVSLIPIGLSYALGTDLIITSLLAIASISLL from the coding sequence ATGAATTTTAGAAACGCTTTGAGTCTAATCAGCGTTCTAATAATCTTCTTACTTTCTGCATATTGCATGTATTCAATAACATTTGTACTTATAGATATAGCGAAAGCATTCTTAGTTAGTCTTTCAGCAGTAATTGTTGCTGTTACATTATCGTGGATAGGTGGAGCATTAGGAGGATTTATTTTTGGAATTTTAGCCGATAAATTCGGAAGAAAAAAGAGTTTATTCATATCCATTTTTTTGTATTCGATATTTACAATATTAGTTTTTATAATAAATAATATATATGAACTATATATTATATGGTTTTTAGTAGGTGTAGGTGTAAACGGAGAAAACGGAATAAGTTATGCTGTAATAGCTGAATTACAGTTTACTAATCTAAGAGGATTTGCAGGAGGTTTAATGCAAGGGTTATATTCAATAGGATCATTGATAGGTGCTATTACAGCGTTTTTGATAGTTCCTTCATTTGGTTGGAGGTATTTATTTCTTATTGCTGGTTTAATTTCGTTACTTTCTTTCTTATTTTGGATATGGATACCAGAGGAAAAATGGAAAGGCAGAGTACAAATGAAGATTTCAGAAATTTTCTCTAAGGATTTAAGAAGGCTAACTATTATAGGCTCAATATTATCGCTTGCGTCTTTTCTATATCTAATTCCAGCATTCAGTCTCATGCCATCTATACTTCAAAATCTTAGAGTCCCTACATATGACATAGTAATTGCTATTGCGGATTTAATTTCTGCGATAGTTTATGGCATAGCAGGATATCTATCTGATATTAAAGGCAGAAAAAGAGCATCTCTTTATTTCGCAATTTTAGCCTTTATTTCATCCATAATTTTTATATTACTAATAAATACTGATTATATTGAGTTTTCTGTTTTCCTAGTTTACGCATCTTCTGCCTTTTTTGCATTTTTTGGCGTATGGATGAGTGAACTATACCCAGGAAAACTAAGAGCAACAGGAGCTAATTTTACATTATTGATAGGGAGACTAATTGGTGGTGGATTTGGTCCATTACTAGTTTCTTTAATTCCTATAGGTCTATCATATGCTTTAGGCACTGATTTAATAATAACTTCATTGTTAGCAATAGCATCTATAAGTCTTTTGTAA
- a CDS encoding SPFH domain-containing protein: MSVSLRGQVISTEREDGTSVMAPDVLIFRFPRENITSKSLFIVQPQEQCVVIIQGQVAGVLPPGTHNIQSPANVLSGFLSKFRYNALPYDTVAYFVSTTRHEVRVVGLSQTDDLVPLEYEVAVYFRVQNPPNLVINVQFSAAFFKDSDLATYIAPVIDQEVSSVLNQVKLTDVYKKFMDISTAVTAALKSFLGELGVELISVRVTRLIPQDPELRRIIQLRDLGIQVGDAVRLGLARVLAEKNDPSSVNMAIGVPYYPQLSTLVNLPDGLVRLSMGKKDEGQSGQGGG, from the coding sequence GTGTCAGTTTCCTTAAGAGGGCAAGTAATTTCAACAGAAAGAGAAGACGGAACTTCAGTAATGGCACCCGACGTGCTGATATTTAGGTTCCCTAGAGAAAATATAACTTCAAAATCTTTATTTATAGTTCAACCTCAAGAACAATGCGTAGTTATAATTCAAGGTCAAGTTGCAGGCGTTTTACCACCTGGTACACACAATATTCAGAGTCCAGCAAACGTACTTTCTGGGTTCCTTTCAAAATTTAGGTATAACGCTTTACCATACGATACTGTAGCTTATTTTGTATCAACTACTAGACACGAAGTTAGAGTGGTAGGATTAAGTCAAACTGATGATCTAGTTCCTTTAGAATATGAAGTGGCAGTATATTTCAGGGTACAAAATCCTCCTAATTTAGTTATAAATGTACAATTTTCAGCTGCATTCTTCAAAGATTCAGATTTAGCGACATATATAGCTCCAGTAATAGACCAAGAAGTAAGTTCTGTCTTGAATCAAGTAAAACTAACAGATGTATATAAGAAGTTTATGGATATTTCTACTGCAGTAACTGCTGCCTTAAAATCATTTCTAGGGGAGTTAGGAGTTGAGCTAATATCTGTTAGAGTCACTAGATTAATACCCCAAGACCCAGAATTACGAAGAATAATACAGTTAAGAGATCTAGGAATACAAGTAGGAGATGCAGTAAGACTTGGTTTAGCTAGAGTACTAGCAGAAAAGAATGATCCTTCTAGTGTAAATATGGCTATAGGAGTTCCTTATTATCCTCAGCTTTCTACTTTAGTTAATTTGCCAGATGGCCTGGTAAGATTAAGTATGGGAAAGAAAGATGAAGGACAAAGTGGTCAAGGAGGAGGATAA